The genome window atccccgcacactgacactatcctacacgcactagggacaattatttttttacaattgcccagccaattaacctacatacctgtacgtctttggagtgtgggaggaaaccgaagatctcggagaaaacccacgcaggtcacggagagaacgtacaaactccgtacagacggcgtccgtagtcaggatcgaacctgagtctccggccctgcattcgctgtaaggcagcaactctaccgctgcgccaccatgccacaaaaCAGCACAGCAACTTGCATGGTGCTGttctattcataccgctggggtgtaagctgcccaagcgaaatatgaggtgctgttcctccaatttgcgctgggcctcactctgacaacgaaggaggcccaggacagaaaggtgtgCGCggtaatgggaaggagaattaaagtgtccggcaaccgggagattagatAGTTCCGTGCGGGCTGTGAGCGGGAGAGTTATGTCAACTCCGCCGGGGctgatggttttttttttgtgtttctcTACCTCTGTTGCAGTCAAGGAGAAGCTGACCGCGGACCCCGACAGCGAGATCGCCACGACGAGCTTAAGAGTGTCGCTCATCTGCCCCGTGGGTGGTTTTGCAATCGCTCgtttacccctccccccccctcacgcttGCTATTCCCGCTCGAGCTTGGCCTTTCAgggtcccctctcttccccaaagctgtcaatagtcaagtttatttgtcacgtacacacaaatgtgcagtgaaatgaaagattacccacagtccaacaataagagcaataaaaataagcaatacaataacacacacaatcataaaccaacaccaaacaaaaagaaacatccatcacagtgagtctcctccagtcacctcctcactgtgatggaaggccagaatgtcttttctcttcccctgccgtcttctcccgcggtcaggctgttgtagttgccacgttccaggcggcgccggacggtgaaaggtccgcggcgggccgacccaagccccgcgattcagggcgggcgaagccgctgccgctgcacgttggggcggtcgtggcacccgacattgaagcctccgccgggcagagaaaatcccgcggcctattccctgccgcgccggacggtgaaaggttcgcgattcggggcgggtgaagacgcagccgctgccagagctcccgatgtcggcccccacccagggcaggggctgcgagcttccgacgtccccacggccggagcctccacaggcgagtcccaggtggaggccgccagctccaggtgcatggccgatgggaGGCCGCAGCGgcaacggagacaccacccagaaacaaaaggtcacgtctccgttcggaagagacatctttacatctacagttcctgccccctccccatagtacacaaccccaaaaaccgacatcacatttacactacaatcaagaccaaaaaaacaacataaaaacacaaagacagacggactgcaggtaagccgcagctgctcgaGCAGCGCTTGCAATCACttgcaaggaggaactgcagaagccccctacccacatctgaggaaggatgtgccggctctggagaggatccaaagCAGGGTTTACAACAacggtcccaggaatgagtgggccaGCATAGGGTGGCCGCTTGACAGCTACtgtgctggacacaaaatgccggagtaacagcggttcaggcagcatctctggggagaaggaatgggtcgagacccttcttcagactgaccttcggtttaaaccagcctctgcggttctttcctacacattttgacctgtacattgggcctgtactcgctggagttgggAAGGTTGAGGGGGTGGGGACGACCTCATTGACatttacagaatagtgagcggcctggatagagtggatgtggagaggatgtttccactggtgggagagtctaggaccaaagggcacagtctcagaattataggacgttcttttaggaaggagatgaggtggaatttctttagtcagagggtattaatccagtgaattgtcctccactgtcttctgtggcagagaattccacagattcacaactctgggtgaatttcttttttcctcatctcagtcctaaatagcttaccccttattcttaaactgtgtgacgccccctggttctggactttccccaacatgggtaacatttttcctgcatctagccggtccaatcctttaagaattttatttgtttcaataagatcccctctcatccttctaaattccagtgaatacaagcccagtcgatccattctttcaacatatgacagtcccgccatcctgaggattaacctcgtgaacgtacacttcgctccctcaatagcaagaatgtccttcctcaaattaggagatcaaaactgcacacaatactccaggtgcggtctcaccgggaccctgtacaattgcagtaggacctcctagctcaaatcctgtactcaaatcctctggcaatgaaggccaacatgccattggctttcttcactgcctgctgtacctgcatgcttactttcagtgactgatgtacaaggacacccaggtctcgttgcacctccccttttcctaatctgacaccattcagataatctgccgccttgttcttgccaccaaagtggataacctcacatttatccacattatactgcatctgccaactcaccaacctatccaagtcaccctgcagcctcatagcatcctcacagctcacactaccacccagctttgtgtcatccgcaaacttggtgatgttaaatttaattcccttgtctaaatcgtttatatatatattgtgaattactggtgtcccagcaccgagccttgcagcaccccactagtcactgcctgccattctgaaaaggacccgttaattcctactctttgcttcctgtgtgccaaccggttctctatccatgtcaatacgctGCCCCCaacaccacgtgctctaattttgcacgctaatctcttgtgtgggaccttgtcaaaggctttttgaaagtccagatacaccacatccactggctctcccttatccattctacttgatacatcctcaaaaaattccagaagattagtcaagtgtgATATCCCTttcgtacaccgatcagccaaaacattatgacctgatgacccaaaatattacgaccacctgcctaatatgctgttggtcctccatgtgcacccccatacgcagcagggtgcgatgcactgtgtattgtgacacattcctcccgtgaccaccattaacattttctgtgacttgtgccacagtcgaccttctgtcggttcggaccagacgggatagccttcgttgccctcgcgcatcgatgagccttgggcgcccaacaccctgcctgtcgccggtttgtggtttgtccctcctcggaccactgtcggtcggtgctcaccactgctgaccgggagcaccccacaggccttgccgtttcagagatgctctgacccaggtgtctagccagaacaatttggcccttgtcaaagtcgctcaggtctttactcctgcccatttctcctgcatccaacacgtcaacttcaagaactgactgttcacttactgcctaatatatcccaccccttgacaggtgccattgtaacaagacaatcaatgttattcacttcgcctgtcagtggtcacaatgttttggctgatcggtgtaattcCACGCCGACTTTGACCGCCAATCTTGTCGCTGCTTTGCGAGTGCGCTGCCATAACGGGCGGTGCGGTCTGTCTCCGCAGCTGGGGAAGACGCGTCTCCATGTGCCGTGTCGTGCGCTCACCTGCACGCACCTGCAGTGCTTCGACGCCGCCCTCTACCTGCAGATGAACGAGAAGAAGCCCACCTGGGTCTGCCCCGTCTGTGACAAGAAGGCACCCTACGACAGTCTGATCATCGACGGGTAGggggagaatgtgtgtgtgtgtgaccccctGCCCAGTAGGCACAAACCCCCGCCCGCTCACATTGTGGGCCCCCCCTTTCCCTGCCCGCACTgtgacaccccctcccctctctgcccccacgTCGGGACCCCTTCCCTCTGCCCGCCAGTGGGCACACCCTCCTCCGCCTCTCTCTGCCCGCGACCCCCTTCCGTATGCCCACTGTCTGAGAGACTCTCCCTTTGCCCGCTAGCGtgcacaccccctctctctcccctcactgtgacaccctctctctgccccccacaTCGGGACCCCTTCCCTCTGCCCACTGTCTAGGAGACCCCCCCCTCTTTGCCCGCTAGCGtgcacaccccctctctcttccctcactGTGACACCCCCCCTTGCCCGCTCTCTGCCCCCCACATCGGGACCCCTTCCATCTGCCCACTGTGGcgcatcccccccaccaccctactCTGCCCTGCCAGTGggcacctacccccccccccctctcctgcccgCCCGCGTTTTGTGACACCCCTCTCTGCCTGCCAGTGGgcatttccccccctcccccattctgtgCTCCCCACGTCTCCTTGCCCGCGCTTTGTGACACcccgccccccactcccccccccctctgcccgcCCGTCGGccaatgtccgatcaaggatagtccgagggtcacaagtgaagtagatagtagttcagccagGACcggtctctggttgtggtaggacgattcagtagcctgataatagccgggaagaacctgcccctgaatctggaggtgtgcgttctcaccCTACAGGGATAGTCTTGCGAATCTGCatgcaaaaataataataataataacaaaaacTTTATTTATAGAGCAtttttcatgcaattgaatgcagcccaaagtgctttccacaaaatcaAACACAAGTCTAAACAAAGATACAATATAAAACAGTAAGGACACAGGCGTACAAAGCACAGATTTcaattttaaacatttaaaattggGAGTGTAAAAGACAAAGGatgtaaaatcagttaaaagcttgagtaaaaagatatgtttttaactgcCGTTTAAAAATCTCAGCTGAGTGGGCGTCTCTGATGACCCTGGGTCGGGTGTTCCACAGCTTGGGGCCTAGTCGAAAAAGGCTGCTTCCCCAATTTTCTTACTGCTGCGGCATTGAGAGGCTAACAGGCCGGCATCAGCAGATCTGAGCGCTCGAGTAGAGGCAGCGGGAAGGAGGGACCCTGTAAGATACGCTGCTCCCAAGGGCTTTGTAGTCTATAAGGAGGACTTTATAGTCTATCCTGGAGATCACAGGCAGCCAGTGAAGGGAGTATAATACTGGGGTGATCTGTTTACACTGTGGTGCCTCCCAGACGCCTTGAATCCTCCCGGCCACTCACGTTATTCCGGGTTCCCTGAGGCACGCCACAACACTGTTATcacactgtacctggtacacgtgactaCAAAAAAAACATTCACCATTGCCCCCCTCTTCCctgctcccacctccccccccctcccccgcccatcCCATCAACGGGTatcggggattatggggagaaggcaggagaatggggttagcagcgagagatagatcagcctactcctgcactgatCACTTACATCCTTATGTCCTGCTCTTCCCCTAtcttctctctttctccttccccctctccctccttttccttcccctccttttccctccccccttcctttccctccccccttcctttccctccccccttcctttccctccccccttcctttccctccccctttccttttccttcccctccttttcccttccccccatcctttccctccccccttccgttccctcccccccttccttttccttcccctccttttccctcccccttcctttccccccccttcctttccctccccccttcctttccctcccccttcctttcccccctcccctccctctctcccccctccctctctctcccccctccctctctctccctccctctctcccccatccctctctccccctccctctccccccttcttccctctctcaccataccctccctccctctctccccctctctccctctccacccccccccccccccgcaggctCTTCATGGAGATCCTCAACCTGTGCACGCACTGTGATGAGATCCTGTTCAAGGAGGATGGGTCGTGGAGCCCGATGCAGCCGAAGCGGGTGAAGCAGGAGCCCCTGTGGTCCTCGTACAGCAGCCCTGACGGTGAGTTGCGGCTCCACGCCGACCGGAGGGAGGGTCCCCCTCTCACCAAGCGAAAGGCCTCCCTTCACACAACATCACGGCGgcttgtggagggggggggggttatgaggccatgggataggagcagaatcaggccattcggcccatcgagactactccgccatttaatcatggctgatctatctcccatttaatttcattctcctgccttttccccgtaacccctgacgccccgtactaatcaagaatttgcccaACTCTGCCTTATCCACTGGCTtgttctccacagccgtctgtggcaatgagttccacagattcaccaccctctgactgaagaaatttctccgcatctccttcctaaaggaacgtcctttaactaaTCAAGCggagggagggcggggaggggaggggagggggggagagggaggggggagatcggGACCCTCTGATACCAACACGCGCTGTTCCCCGTTCCTCGTGATCCAGAGGAGGCACGGAAGACCTCGGGTCAGAGCAGCAcggcggcgcggcggtagaaatgctgcctcaccgcgccagagacccgggaggggaagagagggggggggggggggtggggggagattacatagattatatttaCATGGCGACTATGTTGATCTGTGTACAGTAAGTCGGGGAGAgagggctgagggaggggggggagagagggcagaggggagagagggaggggagagatagggaaatagagggagggaagagggagggggatgaggtggggagaggggatgaggtggggagaggggggatgaagtggggagagggcggaggtgaggtggggagaggggggggaggtgaggtggggagagggggatagaggggtttATGTAGCAGTGTGTTGCGTCGCTGGGTGACGTGGGCTTGCCGTGCTCCGTTCCTGCAGGCGGCACGGCGGTCCGCGGAGCCCTTCTCGCGGCGGAAGTACTGCTCGCAACGCGGCGGTCCCGCGGCCGAGGGTGATCGACCTGACACTGGACAGCTCGTCGGACGAGGAGGAGCCCCCCTTGAAGAGGCACTGCCACGTGGTGACGTCCACGCACCTGGCCTCCGTCAACAAGCAGTGAGTTTGTCTGCCGTCGCCGCggtcccgccccgccccgcccggcCTCGCACCACGACGGACACGAGCAGGATCACGCCATTCCCACGGCGATCAGCGtctatcggcactgggcctgcgtttagaaacatagaaaataggtgcaggagtaggccattcggccattcgagcctgcaccgccattcaatatgatcatggctgatcatccaactcagtatcccgtacctgccttctctccaataccccctgatccctttagccacaagggccacatctaactccctcttaaatatagccaatgaactggcctcaactaccttctgtggcagagaattccacagattcaccactctgtgtgaaaaaaaagttctcatctcggtcctaaaagacttcccccttatccttaaactgtgaccccttgttctggacttccccaacatcgggaacaatcttcctgcatctagcctctccaaccccttaagaattttgtaagtttatataagatcccccctcaatcttctaaattccagcgagtacaagccgagtctatccagtctttcttcatatgaaagtcctgccatcccaggtatcaatctggcgaaccttctctgtactccctctatggcaagaatgtctttcctcagattaagagaccaaaactgtacgcaatactccaggtgtggtctcaccaatgccctgtacaactgcagcagaacctccctgctcctacactcaaatccactcgctatgaatgccaacataccattcgctttcttcactgcctgctgcacctgcatgcctactttcaatgactggtgtaccacgacacccaggtctcgttgcatctccccttctcctaataggccaccattcaggtaatactctgctttcctgttcttgccaccaaagtggataacctcacatttatccacattatactgcatctgccatgcatttgcccactcacctaaccgtGAGGATgagcgatgggggggggggggggcatcattgaaacgtacagaacagtgagtgGCCttgatagagtgcatgtggagaggatgtttccactagtgggagagtctaggaccagaggccacagcctcaaaattGACGGACGTTCATGTTCAtaggcgataggagcagaattaggccattcggcccatcaagtctagatttagatttagatttagagatacagcgcggaaacaggccctttggcccaccgagtccacgccgcccagcgatccccgcacattaacactatcctacacacacactagggacaatttttacatttacccagtcaattaacctacaaacccgcacgtctttggagtgtgggaggaaactgaagatctcggagaacacccacgcaggtcacggggagaacgtacaaactccgtacagacagacggcgcatgtagtcaggatcgaacctgagtctccggcgctacggcATTCAAtcggggctgatctatctctccctcccaaccccattctccccataacccctgacacccgcactaatcaagaatctactttATCTGTCTCTGActtaaaatatccgctgacttggcctccactgccttctgtggcaatgaatcccacagattcaccaccctcccgaCTAAGGACattcctaggtagacacaaaatgctggagtaactcagcgggtcaggcagcgtctcgggagggaaggaatgggtgacgtttcaggtcgagtctgaagaagggtcggggGACGgataggatgcagtcggagacaggaagactagtgggagaactgggaagggggaggggatggagagggaggcgaagcagggactatctgaagttagaagtcaatgttcataccgctggggtgtgagctgcccaaaccaaatatgaggtgctgttcctccaatttgctgtggGCCTCactctcctcctcatctccttcctcaaggaaggTCCTTTTGATCTGAGGCTgaggcatgtgtgtgtatatatagttagtataagaaaataactgcagatgctggtacaaatcgaaggtatttattcacaaaatgctggagtaactcagcaggtcaggcagcatctcaggagagaaggaatgggtgacgtttcgggtcgagacccttcttcagactgatgtcaggggggcgggacaaaggaaggatataggtggagacaggaaaatagagggagatctgggaaggaggaggggaagagagggacagaggaactatcgaaagttggagaagtcgatgttcataccactgggctgcaagttgcctaggcgaaatatgaggtgctgttcctccaatttgcggtgggcctcactatggcactggaggaggcccatgacagaaaggtcagactgggagtgggaggaggaggtgaagtgctcggccaccgggagatcagtttggtcaacacggaccgagcacaggtgtttagcgaagcgatcgccgagcctgcgcttggtttcgccgatgtaaatacgttgacatctggagcagcggatgcaatagatgaggttggaggtggtgcaggtgaacctctgtctcacctggaaacactgtttgggtccttgaatggagttgagggggaggtaaagggacaggtgttgcattataCATCTGGAGCAGCCTGTATATATagttatgtgtatatgtgtaaaaACTGTTCcgaatgtgtgtgggatagtgttagcgcgcggggatcgctggtcggcgcggacctgccgggccgaagggcctgttcccgcgttgtatctctaaactaagacggTCCTGTTCACCGCGATTGCCCGCAGGTTCGTGAGCCTTCACCAGCTGCCGCCGGCGCTCCAGACCCCGGCCTCCAGCGCAGTCTCCACGGACTACCtgccctcgctctccatcccggAGTACCACCTCTCCTACCACATGCCTCCGCTGCCTTCAGACTTCCAAGGTAATCTTCACGACTCGCCGCCAACACtcgcccgccccctcccccgcctTGACGCTCTAGAGCGCTCGTGAGACTTGGATGGGTTGTAAGCTTACCTGCCACCGCCATCTTCCTGAGGAATTATATCCcctggacatggataggacaggtttggagggacatggaccaagcgcgggcaggtgggactagtgcagccagggcatgttggccggtgtgggccgaagggcctgtttccacactgtatcactgtgactctatgtgt of Rhinoraja longicauda isolate Sanriku21f chromosome 44, sRhiLon1.1, whole genome shotgun sequence contains these proteins:
- the LOC144612351 gene encoding E3 SUMO-protein ligase PIAS1-like codes for the protein MEILNLCTHCDEILFKEDGSWSPMQPKRVKQEPLWSSYSSPDEEARKTSGQSSTAARRRHGGPRSPSRGGSTARNAAVPRPRVIDLTLDSSSDEEEPPLKRHCHVVTSTHLASVNKQFVSLHQLPPALQTPASSAVSTDYLPSLSIPEYHLSYHMPPLPSDFQGLDLFSFLQVDNQNQRSVISSSSDELDPMHASLSHFFPFTSSPQYLEPVLSPAGTMHGTAGRGSGGSGSGSGIISSGIARDTRPTSHTDATATHTNILDVISLD